Proteins encoded in a region of the Pseudomonas sp. GOM7 genome:
- a CDS encoding DUF484 family protein yields MTDQQDSPKPLDSETVAAYLRLHPEFFIDHEELIPELRIPHQPGNAVSLVERQVKLLRERNIEMRHRLGQLMDVARDNDRLFDKTRRLVLDLLDAGSLEEVVGVVEDSLRHEFQVPFVGLILFSDNKLPVGRSVSSAEAHQQIGGLLGGGKTVCGVLRPHELEFLFGKDEAAQVGSAAVVGLNHQGLHGVLAIGSADPQHYKSSLGTLFLGYIAEVLARVLPGFATPLRSVR; encoded by the coding sequence ATGACCGACCAGCAGGATTCGCCCAAACCGCTCGACTCGGAAACGGTCGCGGCCTATCTGCGCCTGCATCCGGAGTTCTTCATCGACCATGAAGAGCTGATCCCTGAACTGCGCATTCCGCACCAGCCCGGCAATGCCGTGTCGCTGGTGGAACGCCAGGTCAAGCTGCTGCGCGAGCGCAACATCGAAATGCGCCACCGCCTCGGCCAGTTGATGGATGTGGCCCGCGACAACGACCGCCTGTTCGACAAGACCCGCCGCCTGGTGCTCGACCTGCTCGATGCCGGCAGCCTGGAAGAAGTGGTCGGCGTGGTCGAGGACAGCCTGCGCCACGAATTTCAGGTGCCCTTCGTCGGCCTGATCCTGTTCAGCGACAACAAGCTGCCGGTCGGCCGCTCGGTCAGCTCGGCCGAAGCCCATCAGCAGATCGGCGGCCTGCTCGGCGGCGGCAAGACCGTCTGTGGCGTGCTGCGCCCGCACGAGCTGGAATTCCTGTTCGGCAAGGACGAAGCCGCGCAGGTCGGTTCGGCAGCCGTGGTCGGCCTCAACCACCAAGGCCTGCATGGCGTGCTGGCCATTGGCAGTGCCGACCCGCAACACTACAAGAGCTCGCTGGGCACCCTGTTCCTCGGCTACATCGCCGAAGTGCTGGCGCGCGTACTGCCGGGCTTCGCCACACCGCTGCGCTCGGTACGTTAG
- the cyaY gene encoding iron donor protein CyaY — protein sequence MSLSEARFHDLVDATQQAVEDIFDDSDLDVDLENSGGVLTVRFDNGTQLIFSRQAPIRQLWVAARSGGFHYDYDEDEQRWVCDSSDELLGEMLARFVTEQAGVELEFDEL from the coding sequence ATGAGCCTGAGCGAAGCCCGCTTCCACGATCTGGTCGATGCCACCCAGCAGGCGGTGGAGGATATCTTCGACGACAGTGATCTGGACGTCGACCTGGAGAACAGCGGCGGTGTGCTGACCGTGCGCTTCGACAACGGCACGCAACTGATCTTCAGTCGCCAGGCGCCGATCCGTCAGCTCTGGGTGGCGGCGCGTTCCGGTGGCTTCCATTACGACTACGACGAGGACGAGCAGCGCTGGGTCTGCGACAGCAGCGACGAACTGCTGGGGGAAATGCTCGCGCGCTTCGTGACCGAGCAGGCGGGTGTCGAACTGGAGTTCGATGAGCTCTGA
- a CDS encoding GNAT family N-acetyltransferase produces the protein MSMTIRPATADDAELILRFITELAVYEKAEHEVKTDAAGIRDSLFAEGSTAHGLVCERDGQAIGYAVYFFNYSTWLGKHGLYLEDLYVSPEARGLGAGKALLRHLAQLAVTRGCGRFEWSVLDWNTPAIDFYESFGARPQSEWTTYRLTGKALLDFAAGTA, from the coding sequence ATGTCCATGACCATCCGCCCCGCCACCGCTGACGACGCCGAACTGATCCTGCGCTTCATCACCGAGCTGGCCGTCTACGAGAAGGCCGAGCACGAGGTGAAGACCGACGCCGCCGGTATCCGCGACAGCCTGTTCGCCGAGGGCAGCACCGCCCATGGCCTGGTCTGCGAGCGCGACGGCCAGGCCATCGGCTATGCGGTGTACTTCTTCAACTACTCCACCTGGCTGGGCAAGCACGGTCTCTATCTGGAAGACCTCTACGTCAGCCCCGAAGCGCGCGGCCTGGGCGCCGGCAAGGCGCTGTTGCGTCACCTGGCGCAACTGGCCGTGACCCGTGGCTGCGGCCGCTTCGAGTGGTCGGTGCTGGACTGGAACACCCCGGCCATCGACTTCTACGAATCCTTTGGCGCCCGCCCGCAGAGCGAGTGGACCACGTACCGCCTGACCGGCAAGGCCCTGCTGGACTTCGCCGCTGGCACAGCATGA
- the dapF gene encoding diaminopimelate epimerase — protein MLLRFTKMHGLGNDFMVLDLISQHAHVQPKHAKQWGDRHTGVGFDQLLIVEPPSHPDVDFRYRIFNADGSEVEQCGNGARCFARFVLDKRLTTKKVIRVETKSGIIELRVQNDGQVCVNMGAPRLQPEQVPFQAEQAALSYRVEVDGQSVELAALSMGNPHAVLRVDNVDDAPVHALGPKLEHHPRFPQRVNVGFLQVLDRKHARLRVWERGAGETQACGTGACAAAVAAIRQGWMDSPVQLELPGGKLSIEWAGEGQPVMMTGPAARVYEGQVRL, from the coding sequence ATGCTATTGCGCTTTACCAAGATGCACGGCCTGGGCAATGACTTCATGGTTCTCGACCTGATCAGTCAGCATGCCCACGTGCAGCCCAAGCATGCCAAGCAGTGGGGCGACCGCCACACCGGCGTCGGCTTCGACCAGTTGTTGATCGTCGAGCCACCGAGCCACCCGGACGTCGACTTTCGCTACCGCATCTTCAACGCCGACGGTTCGGAAGTGGAGCAATGCGGCAACGGCGCGCGCTGCTTCGCCCGCTTCGTGCTGGACAAGCGCCTGACCACCAAGAAAGTCATTCGCGTCGAGACCAAGAGCGGCATCATCGAGCTGCGCGTGCAGAACGATGGCCAGGTCTGCGTCAACATGGGCGCACCGCGTCTGCAGCCGGAACAGGTGCCCTTCCAGGCCGAACAGGCCGCGCTCAGCTATCGCGTCGAGGTCGACGGCCAGAGCGTCGAGCTGGCCGCGCTGTCGATGGGCAACCCGCATGCGGTGTTGCGCGTCGACAACGTCGATGATGCCCCGGTACATGCGCTCGGGCCGAAGCTGGAACACCATCCGCGCTTCCCGCAGCGGGTCAACGTCGGCTTCCTGCAGGTGCTGGATCGCAAGCATGCGCGCCTGCGCGTATGGGAGCGCGGCGCCGGGGAAACCCAGGCCTGCGGCACCGGCGCCTGCGCTGCGGCCGTAGCGGCGATTCGTCAGGGCTGGATGGATTCGCCCGTGCAACTGGAACTGCCAGGCGGCAAACTGTCCATCGAATGGGCAGGCGAAGGTCAGCCGGTTATGATGACCGGGCCAGCCGCCCGCGTGTACGAAGGACAGGTTCGCCTATGA
- a CDS encoding class I adenylate cyclase encodes MTRSQEIRPDIDDGIDRKVLAQLRARFLQISQGRLQRATQALSTRQQLVLKLLPLLLHVNHPLLPGYVSASTPAGLSGFEPDDASLAEVQRLTRSFSYKPRRGQGAAPLHGLFMMGSLGTVAQAEQSDMDLWLCHAANLSEQALQELRKKCDQLESWAAGQGAEVHVFLIEPLRFARGMRDTQLTSDDCGTTQHYLLLDEFYRTAIWLGGRTPIWWLVPVYEENRYEDYCRTLLSKRFVREEDVLDLGHLAQIPPQEFLGAGMWQLYKGIESPYKSALKLLLTEVYASEHPKVECLALRFKQAVFEGRMDLDELDPYIVVYRRLEEYLSARGDQERLELIRRCLYLKVNKKISRPPTRGRPKSWQRLLLERLTGEWGWQTRQLNLLDSRSQWKVRQVAAERRLLVNELTYSYRFLTQFARSAQVGSSLSNRDLNVLGRRLYAAFERKAGKVEFINPGIAPDLAEDTLTLVQRPSSETSVDYQWELFSGSLGAQEWPDFAPIKRSRELIELLAWCHRNGVIDASTRLSLHPGSSDLSDFELANLITSLQQMFALPLPLVEEAALLRSSTPSRILLLVNVGLDPLKQHSQMNLHMTSGRTDALGYSGVRENLVLTLDQVSLNSWNELQVARYDGEDALLDCLSDLLNGLPPAGPYPEVQVRCYCRNRAPAIASRVEELLRDLLDNYTSGKASRYLLQVRQHYHVLQLTPGQVSHTALGDLPALLEHLGAEQALFSPLSLDRYALEGSDLALILPLGKPQTIQVFYRLNEQSSEAELTVLDEHNALWRRRLPYRDEQSLLTPLQRFLQSLLYRRNAQLPLDDLSSDMPLEVLYHQLLPDAPLRAQSVERRVAPQAPISHPFYDVQAIIEPGDGRQRHVTLYCNHREFSELEYGRDLYRAVAQHILAQRAGGERYPCYITDLDLSAVLAEQQAQTVHYLRYKSELEDALNAALQQA; translated from the coding sequence ATGACGCGCAGCCAGGAAATCCGCCCCGATATCGACGACGGCATCGATCGCAAGGTGCTGGCGCAACTGCGCGCACGCTTTCTGCAGATCAGTCAGGGCCGCCTGCAACGCGCCACCCAGGCCCTGTCGACACGCCAGCAGCTGGTGCTCAAGCTGCTGCCGCTGCTGTTGCACGTCAATCATCCGCTGCTACCGGGCTACGTCTCAGCCAGCACCCCGGCGGGGCTCAGCGGCTTCGAGCCGGACGATGCCAGCCTGGCCGAAGTGCAGCGTCTGACCCGCTCCTTCAGTTACAAACCGCGCCGCGGCCAGGGCGCCGCACCGCTGCATGGCCTATTCATGATGGGCAGCCTGGGTACCGTGGCACAGGCCGAGCAGAGCGACATGGATCTGTGGCTGTGCCATGCCGCCAACCTGAGTGAACAGGCGCTGCAGGAGCTGCGCAAGAAATGCGACCAACTGGAAAGCTGGGCCGCAGGCCAGGGCGCCGAGGTGCATGTCTTTCTCATCGAGCCCCTGCGTTTTGCCCGCGGCATGCGTGACACCCAGCTCACCTCCGATGACTGCGGTACCACCCAGCACTACCTGCTGCTCGACGAGTTCTATCGCACTGCCATCTGGCTCGGCGGGCGCACGCCGATCTGGTGGCTGGTGCCGGTCTACGAGGAAAACCGCTACGAAGACTATTGCCGCACCCTGCTGAGCAAGCGCTTCGTGCGTGAAGAAGACGTGCTCGACCTCGGCCACCTGGCGCAGATACCCCCGCAGGAATTTCTCGGCGCCGGCATGTGGCAGCTCTACAAGGGCATCGAATCGCCCTACAAGTCCGCGCTCAAGCTGCTGCTCACCGAGGTTTACGCCAGCGAGCACCCCAAGGTCGAGTGCCTGGCGCTGCGCTTCAAGCAGGCGGTGTTCGAGGGGCGCATGGACCTGGACGAGCTCGACCCCTATATCGTCGTCTACCGCCGCCTGGAGGAATACCTCAGCGCCAGAGGCGACCAGGAACGCCTGGAACTGATCCGCCGCTGCCTGTACCTCAAGGTGAACAAGAAGATCAGCCGCCCGCCGACCCGTGGCCGGCCCAAGAGCTGGCAGCGCCTGCTGCTCGAACGCCTGACCGGCGAGTGGGGTTGGCAGACGCGCCAACTCAACCTGCTCGACAGTCGCAGCCAGTGGAAGGTTCGCCAGGTGGCTGCCGAACGACGCCTGCTGGTCAACGAGCTGACCTACAGCTATCGCTTCCTCACCCAGTTCGCCCGCAGTGCCCAGGTCGGCAGCTCGCTGAGCAACCGCGACCTCAACGTGCTCGGCCGGCGCCTGTATGCGGCCTTCGAGCGCAAGGCCGGCAAGGTGGAGTTCATCAACCCCGGCATCGCCCCGGATCTGGCCGAAGACACCCTCACCCTGGTGCAGCGCCCCAGCAGCGAGACATCGGTCGACTACCAGTGGGAGCTGTTCAGCGGCAGCCTGGGCGCGCAGGAATGGCCGGACTTCGCCCCGATCAAGCGCTCCCGCGAGCTGATCGAACTGCTCGCCTGGTGCCACCGCAACGGCGTGATCGACGCCAGCACAAGGCTCTCGTTGCACCCCGGCAGCAGCGACCTGAGCGACTTCGAGCTGGCCAACCTGATCACCAGCCTGCAGCAGATGTTCGCCCTGCCCCTGCCCCTGGTGGAAGAAGCGGCTCTGCTGCGCAGCAGCACACCGAGCCGAATATTGCTGCTGGTGAACGTCGGCCTCGACCCGCTCAAGCAGCACAGCCAGATGAACCTGCACATGACCAGCGGGCGCACCGATGCCCTGGGTTATTCGGGCGTGCGCGAGAACCTGGTGCTGACCCTGGATCAGGTCAGCCTCAACAGTTGGAACGAGCTGCAGGTGGCGCGTTATGACGGCGAGGATGCCCTGCTCGATTGCCTCAGCGACCTGCTCAACGGCCTGCCGCCCGCAGGCCCATACCCCGAGGTGCAGGTGCGCTGCTACTGCCGCAACCGCGCCCCGGCCATCGCCAGCCGGGTCGAGGAGCTATTGCGCGACCTGCTCGACAACTACACCAGTGGCAAGGCCTCGCGTTACCTGCTGCAGGTGCGCCAGCATTACCACGTACTGCAACTGACTCCCGGCCAGGTCAGCCATACCGCCCTGGGCGACCTGCCGGCGCTGCTCGAGCACCTGGGCGCCGAACAGGCGCTGTTCAGCCCACTGAGCCTCGACCGTTACGCCCTGGAGGGCAGCGACCTGGCGTTGATTCTACCGCTGGGCAAGCCGCAGACCATCCAGGTGTTCTACCGCCTCAACGAACAGAGCAGCGAAGCCGAGCTGACCGTGCTCGACGAGCACAATGCCCTGTGGCGCCGGCGCCTGCCATACCGCGACGAGCAAAGCCTGCTCACCCCGCTGCAGCGCTTCCTGCAGTCGCTGCTGTACCGACGCAACGCGCAACTACCGCTGGATGACCTGAGCAGCGATATGCCGCTGGAAGTGCTCTACCACCAGCTACTGCCCGATGCGCCGCTGCGCGCTCAGAGCGTCGAACGTCGGGTCGCGCCACAGGCGCCGATCAGCCATCCCTTCTATGACGTGCAAGCCATCATCGAGCCGGGTGACGGACGCCAGCGCCACGTTACCCTGTACTGCAACCATCGCGAATTCTCCGAACTGGAATACGGCCGCGACCTCTACCGCGCCGTGGCCCAGCACATCCTCGCCCAGCGCGCCGGCGGCGAGCGCTACCCCTGCTACATCACCGACCTGGATCTGTCCGCCGTGCTCGCCGAACAACAGGCGCAGACCGTGCATTACCTGCGCTACAAGAGCGAGCTGGAAGACGCCCTCAATGCCGCACTGCAACAGGCCTAG
- a CDS encoding DUF1289 domain-containing protein, giving the protein MSSESAAPASPCQRKCCLDEQNICLGCGRSMQEILDWGAADAQRRRQICEAAEARLRARKSPS; this is encoded by the coding sequence ATGAGCTCTGAAAGCGCGGCGCCGGCCTCGCCCTGCCAGCGCAAGTGCTGCCTGGACGAGCAGAACATCTGCCTGGGTTGTGGCCGCAGCATGCAGGAGATTCTCGACTGGGGCGCTGCCGATGCGCAGCGCCGCCGGCAGATCTGTGAAGCGGCCGAAGCGCGTCTGCGGGCGCGCAAGTCGCCGAGCTGA
- the lptM gene encoding LPS translocon maturation chaperone LptM, with protein MKRLTLALLAVVCLVAGCGQKGPLYMPGDEKAGNSRDRFEL; from the coding sequence ATGAAGCGACTGACCCTCGCGCTCCTCGCCGTTGTCTGCCTAGTGGCCGGCTGCGGCCAGAAAGGCCCGCTGTACATGCCGGGCGACGAAAAAGCCGGCAACAGCCGAGACCGTTTCGAACTCTGA
- a CDS encoding AraC family transcriptional regulator — MEHPVLLAGSVSAAYLQGLIAYLQRQGVEPAVLLARARLPSELLGQHPQRMAASAYLRLLEEGMRLTGDDCLGLHLGEAVRPGDYGVLGHLLMSCATLADALHRQARYAALVGSLGQVGLDDEPTCDGGEALVAHSWQPLLVQQQRQLSEETLAGWVSFGRWISGLDIAPVQVRFQHAAPVDIREHQRIFRCPVLFEQPDNALVFPKRLLSVALGQADAQVSGMLDAYADRLLGELRQGASLLERARRILLAQLAEQRPELHAIAEALALSPRTLQRRLGEAGVSFNQFVDETRQLLTLHYLRETSLALEDIALRVGFSEPASLLRAFRRWTGRSPGEYRRHLPG, encoded by the coding sequence ATGGAACACCCTGTGCTACTGGCCGGCTCGGTTTCGGCCGCCTATCTGCAAGGCCTGATCGCCTATCTGCAGCGCCAGGGCGTGGAGCCGGCGGTGCTGCTCGCCCGCGCCCGCTTGCCCAGCGAACTGCTCGGCCAGCACCCGCAGCGCATGGCCGCCAGTGCCTACCTGCGTCTGCTGGAGGAGGGCATGCGCCTGACCGGCGACGATTGCCTGGGGCTGCACCTGGGCGAAGCAGTGAGGCCGGGTGACTACGGTGTGCTCGGCCATCTGCTGATGAGTTGTGCGACCTTGGCCGATGCCCTGCACCGCCAGGCGCGCTATGCCGCGCTGGTGGGCAGCCTGGGGCAGGTCGGGCTGGACGACGAGCCGACGTGTGACGGCGGCGAGGCCCTGGTCGCCCATAGCTGGCAGCCACTGTTGGTACAACAGCAACGGCAGTTGAGTGAGGAAACCCTGGCCGGCTGGGTCAGCTTCGGGCGCTGGATCAGCGGCCTGGACATCGCGCCGGTGCAGGTACGCTTCCAGCATGCGGCACCAGTCGATATCCGCGAACACCAGCGTATCTTCCGCTGCCCGGTGTTGTTCGAGCAGCCCGACAACGCCCTGGTCTTTCCCAAGCGCCTGTTGAGCGTGGCGCTGGGCCAGGCCGACGCGCAGGTCAGCGGCATGCTCGACGCCTACGCCGATCGTCTGCTGGGAGAATTGCGTCAGGGTGCTAGCCTGCTTGAACGGGCGCGGCGGATTCTGCTGGCGCAACTCGCCGAGCAGCGTCCGGAGCTGCATGCCATCGCCGAGGCGCTGGCGCTGAGCCCACGCACCCTGCAGCGGCGTCTGGGCGAAGCGGGGGTGTCGTTCAACCAGTTCGTCGACGAGACGCGTCAATTGCTGACGCTGCACTACCTGCGCGAGACCTCGCTGGCGCTGGAGGACATCGCCTTGAGGGTCGGTTTCAGCGAGCCAGCTTCGCTGTTGCGGGCCTTTCGCCGCTGGACGGGAAGGAGCCCGGGCGAGTACCGTCGCCACCTGCCCGGCTGA
- the lysA gene encoding diaminopimelate decarboxylase produces the protein MEAFNYRDGELFAEGVALSALAQRFGTPTYVYSRAHIEGQYRAYADALAGMPHLVCFAVKANSNIGVLNVLARLGAGFDIVSSGELERVLAAGGEPSRIVFSGVGKSRDDMRRALEVGVHCFNVESSVELERLQKVAAELGVKAPVSLRVNPDVDAGTHPYISTGLKENKFGIDIEQAEAVYARAAELPNLDVIGVDCHIGSQLTTLEPFLDALDRLLLLVDKLAARGIAIQHLDLGGGLGVQYRDEQPPLAGDYIAAVRKRLAGRDLSLVFEPGRFIVANAGVLLTQVEYLKHTEHKDFAIVDAAMNDLIRPALYQAWMDVSPVQPRDGEARNYDLVGPICETGDFLAKNRQLVLEEGDLLAVRSAGAYGFVMSSNYNTRGRAAEVLVDGEQAFEVRRRETIQELYAGESLLPG, from the coding sequence ATGGAAGCCTTCAACTACCGCGACGGTGAGCTGTTCGCGGAAGGCGTTGCCTTGTCTGCGCTGGCCCAGCGCTTCGGCACGCCCACCTACGTCTATTCCCGTGCCCATATCGAGGGGCAGTACCGGGCCTATGCCGATGCCCTGGCCGGCATGCCGCACCTGGTCTGCTTCGCGGTCAAGGCCAACTCCAACATCGGCGTGCTGAACGTGCTGGCGCGCCTCGGTGCCGGTTTCGACATCGTCTCCAGCGGCGAGCTGGAGCGCGTCCTGGCCGCTGGCGGCGAGCCGAGCCGCATCGTCTTCTCCGGCGTCGGCAAGAGCCGCGATGACATGCGCCGCGCCCTGGAAGTCGGCGTGCACTGCTTCAACGTCGAGTCCAGCGTCGAGCTGGAGCGCCTGCAGAAAGTCGCAGCTGAGCTGGGCGTCAAGGCGCCTGTGTCGCTGCGGGTCAACCCGGACGTGGACGCTGGCACTCACCCGTACATCTCCACCGGCCTCAAGGAAAACAAGTTCGGCATCGACATCGAGCAGGCCGAGGCAGTCTACGCCCGCGCCGCCGAGCTGCCGAACCTGGACGTGATCGGCGTCGATTGCCACATCGGTTCGCAACTGACCACGCTCGAGCCCTTCCTCGATGCCCTGGATCGCCTGCTGCTGCTGGTCGACAAGCTGGCCGCGCGTGGCATCGCCATCCAGCATCTGGATCTCGGCGGCGGCCTCGGCGTGCAGTACCGCGACGAGCAGCCACCGCTGGCCGGCGACTACATCGCCGCCGTGCGCAAGCGTCTGGCCGGCCGTGATCTGTCGCTGGTGTTCGAGCCGGGGCGCTTCATCGTGGCCAACGCCGGCGTGTTGCTGACCCAGGTGGAGTATCTCAAGCACACCGAGCACAAGGACTTCGCCATCGTCGATGCGGCGATGAACGACCTGATCCGCCCCGCTCTTTATCAGGCATGGATGGACGTGTCGCCAGTGCAGCCACGTGACGGCGAGGCGCGCAACTACGACCTGGTCGGGCCGATCTGCGAAACAGGCGACTTCCTGGCCAAGAATCGCCAGTTGGTGCTGGAAGAAGGCGACCTGTTGGCCGTGCGCTCGGCCGGTGCCTATGGCTTCGTCATGAGCTCCAACTACAACACCCGTGGCCGCGCCGCCGAGGTGCTGGTCGATGGCGAGCAGGCCTTCGAGGTGCGTCGTCGCGAAACAATTCAAGAGCTCTATGCCGGCGAAAGCCTGCTGCCAGGCTGA
- a CDS encoding substrate-binding periplasmic protein encodes MLHRRFRFAIGLALSLPSAHMAMADSLRIGAEDDWYPYTAWRNERIEGMSADIVRAAFAATDTELELAPYPYSRCMELARTGSLVACFNTTPDTYIRDHFLLPEQTLFSDDIQLWGPAGSAPIDDLEALKGKRVAVTSGYTYGEYFDSYSGIRRVPVRRDLNGFLMLQHQRVDYVIAFRATTEALLREHPELAGQFVPLARVHRPQLYLSFSRHHPQAPELLQRFDEGMRRIRRDGTYQRILETWQTRTGQSTVLGSTLQERHNDKTESP; translated from the coding sequence ATGCTGCACCGACGCTTCCGCTTCGCCATAGGGCTGGCATTGAGCCTGCCGTCCGCTCACATGGCCATGGCCGATAGCCTGCGCATCGGCGCCGAGGATGACTGGTACCCCTATACGGCCTGGCGCAACGAGCGTATCGAAGGCATGTCGGCCGATATCGTGCGCGCGGCCTTCGCCGCCACCGATACCGAGCTCGAACTGGCCCCCTACCCCTACTCGCGCTGCATGGAGCTGGCACGCACCGGCAGCCTGGTGGCTTGCTTCAACACCACGCCCGATACCTATATTCGCGACCACTTCCTGCTCCCCGAGCAAACGCTGTTCAGCGACGACATACAGCTCTGGGGGCCAGCCGGCTCGGCACCGATCGACGACCTCGAAGCGCTCAAGGGCAAGCGTGTCGCAGTGACCAGCGGCTACACCTATGGCGAGTACTTCGATAGCTACTCCGGCATTCGGCGCGTTCCGGTAAGGCGCGACCTCAACGGTTTCCTCATGCTGCAGCACCAGCGCGTCGACTACGTCATCGCCTTTCGCGCCACCACCGAGGCCTTGCTACGCGAACACCCGGAGCTGGCCGGGCAGTTCGTCCCCCTGGCCCGGGTACATCGCCCGCAGCTCTATCTGAGCTTCTCCCGCCACCACCCGCAGGCGCCTGAGCTGCTGCAGCGTTTCGACGAAGGCATGCGCCGGATCAGGCGTGACGGCACCTATCAGCGCATCCTCGAAACCTGGCAGACACGCACCGGGCAGAGCACGGTTCTAGGCTCTACACTGCAGGAACGCCATAACGACAAGACGGAGTCACCATGA
- the rnk gene encoding nucleoside diphosphate kinase regulator, whose protein sequence is MNSAPAITITRLDLQRLERLLDSLEDFGPGAEALEKELARAQVVGHDEIPAGVVTMNSRVHCREESSGKDYHLTLVYPQDAGGEGKVSILAPVGSALLGLSVGQHIDWPVPSGKQLKLTLLEVEYQPEAAGEYDR, encoded by the coding sequence ATGAACAGCGCACCCGCCATCACCATCACCCGTCTCGATCTGCAGCGCCTGGAGCGCCTGCTGGATTCCCTGGAGGATTTCGGCCCTGGCGCCGAGGCGCTGGAGAAAGAGCTGGCACGCGCGCAGGTGGTCGGTCATGACGAGATCCCTGCTGGCGTGGTGACCATGAACTCGCGCGTGCATTGCCGCGAGGAAAGCAGCGGCAAGGACTACCACCTGACCCTGGTCTACCCGCAGGATGCCGGGGGTGAGGGCAAGGTCAGCATTCTCGCGCCAGTGGGCAGCGCCTTGCTCGGCCTCTCCGTTGGCCAGCACATCGACTGGCCGGTACCGAGCGGCAAGCAGCTCAAGCTGACCCTGTTGGAAGTGGAATATCAGCCGGAAGCGGCGGGCGAATACGACCGTTGA
- a CDS encoding lipase family protein: MPSLPLYFPPTYSQPRGLLCAELVLDAYDQYAQWLKQQRPRVAQHFHWQPPQRPGWQFSAPIWSILSEWHLFNESEPFGFAARDPQGDCYLVFRGTESVQDWLDDLDLDQRDYPWQGSAGLVHDGFLKLYTSLRDQALLALEDLQPQAQLWACAHSLGSALSSLAVPDLRRRWPFLPLQHYNFASPRLASPAFASYYNALAVPTYRLVNDSDLVPEVPPADSDRWWYQHLGLPVTFTASYGGVADNHSMSGCYLYALNNPQSPMR, encoded by the coding sequence ATGCCCAGTCTCCCTCTGTACTTCCCACCCACCTATTCGCAACCGCGTGGCCTGCTCTGCGCCGAGCTGGTGCTCGACGCTTATGACCAGTACGCGCAATGGCTGAAGCAGCAGCGCCCGCGCGTTGCCCAGCACTTCCACTGGCAGCCGCCGCAGCGTCCCGGTTGGCAGTTTTCCGCGCCGATCTGGAGCATCCTCAGCGAGTGGCATCTGTTCAACGAGTCGGAACCCTTCGGCTTTGCCGCGCGTGATCCGCAGGGCGACTGCTATCTGGTGTTCCGCGGTACCGAGTCGGTGCAGGACTGGCTCGACGACCTGGATCTGGATCAGCGCGACTATCCCTGGCAGGGCAGTGCCGGCCTGGTGCACGACGGTTTCCTCAAGCTCTACACCTCGCTGCGCGATCAGGCCCTTCTGGCGCTGGAGGATCTGCAGCCCCAAGCGCAGTTGTGGGCTTGTGCCCACAGCCTGGGCAGTGCCCTGAGCAGCCTGGCGGTGCCGGATCTGCGCCGGCGCTGGCCCTTCCTGCCGTTGCAGCACTACAACTTCGCCAGCCCACGCTTGGCCTCGCCGGCCTTCGCCAGCTACTACAACGCGCTGGCAGTGCCCACTTACCGCCTGGTTAACGACAGCGATCTAGTGCCCGAGGTGCCGCCCGCCGACAGCGATCGCTGGTGGTATCAGCATCTCGGTCTGCCGGTGACCTTCACCGCCAGCTATGGTGGCGTCGCCGACAATCACAGCATGAGTGGTTGCTACCTCTATGCGCTGAACAATCCCCAATCCCCCATGCGCTAG
- a CDS encoding TIGR02647 family protein, producing the protein MKSFTAELIDELEILALYNLDNHQEGLKVHNNASFKAQGAITRLYEKGLVSQADGGYLTSLGIDAAEHAQALLTILSARQTTPA; encoded by the coding sequence ATGAAGTCCTTCACTGCTGAACTGATAGACGAGCTGGAAATCCTCGCCCTGTACAACCTGGACAACCATCAGGAAGGGCTCAAGGTGCACAACAACGCCTCCTTCAAGGCGCAAGGCGCCATCACCCGCCTCTACGAAAAAGGCCTGGTGAGCCAGGCCGATGGCGGTTACCTCACCAGCCTGGGCATCGATGCCGCCGAACACGCACAAGCACTGCTGACCATTCTTTCGGCCCGCCAGACCACTCCCGCTTAA